One genomic region from Myripristis murdjan chromosome 7, fMyrMur1.1, whole genome shotgun sequence encodes:
- the LOC115362478 gene encoding tripartite motif-containing protein 16-like isoform X1, which translates to MAQQGIQPDSAKFCCSICLDLLKDPVTIPCGHSYCMSCIKDCWDGEEHKEIYSCPQCRQTFTPRPVLVKSTMLAELLEEMKKMGLQAAPPDLCYAGPGDVACDFCSGRKLKALKSCLVCLASYCEHHLQPHYDSAPFKKHKLVEATVKLQENICSRHDEVMKIFCRTDQQCICYLCSMDEHEGHHKVSAAAERSERQEELGLSRQKIQQRIQDTEKDVKVLQQEVEAISRSADKAVEDSEEIFTELIRLVEKRRSDVKQQIRSQQEEEVSRAEEVQEKLKQEIAELRRKDAELEQLSHTQDHIHFLQNYPSLSCLSESTHSPSINIRPLSCFEDVTAAVSELRDKLQELLSEEWSKISLTVTGVNVLLSHPEPKTRAELLQYSCHITLDPNTAYMYLSLSEGNRKATRMAERQSHPSHPDRFTGWFQVLSRESLTGRCYWEVKWKGGVYIAVSYQDISRTGGGDECLFGCNDKSWALDCYNRNRHFRHNKIKTEIPLPVSSRVGVYLDHRAGILSFYSVSETMTLLHRVQTTFTQPLHAGLGLCSYGDTAEICELK; encoded by the coding sequence atggctcaGCAAGGAATTCAGCCGGACTCagcaaagttttgctgttccatctgtctggatctgctgaaggatccagtgactattccctgtggacacagctactgcatgagctgtattaaagactgctgggatggagaggagcacaaggaaatctacagctgcccgcagtgcagacaaaccttcacaccgaggcctgtcctggtgaaaagcaccatgttagcagagttactggaggaaatgaagaagatgggactccaagctgctcctcctgatctctgctacgctggacctggagatgtggcctgtgatttctgctctgggaggaaactgaaagccctcaagtcctgtctggtgtgtctggcctcttactgtgagcaccacctccagcctcactatgATTCAGCTCCATttaagaaacacaagctggtggaagccaccgtgaagcttcaggagaacatctgctctcgtcacgatgaggtgatgaagattttctgccgcactgatcagcagtgtatctgttatctctgctccatggatgaacatgAAGGCCACCAcaaagtctcagctgcagcagaaaggagcgagaggcaggaagagctcgggctgagtcggcaaaaaatccagcagagaatccaggacacagagaaagacgtgaaggtgcttcagcaggaggtggaggccatcagtcgctctgctgataaagcagtggaggacagtgaggagatcttcactgagctgatccGTTTGgttgagaaaagaaggtctgatgtgaagcagcagatcagatcccagcaggaagaggaagtgagtcgggctgaagaagttcaggagaagctgaagcaggagatcgctgagctgaggaggaaagacgctgagctggagcagctctcacacacacaggatcacatccattttctacagaattacccctcgctctcatgtctcagtgaatctacacactcacccagcatcaacatccgtcctctgagctgctttgaggatgtgactgcagctgtgtcagagctgagagacaaactacaggagcttcttagtgaggaatggtccaagatctcactgacagtgactggagtgaATGTTCTACTGTCACACccagagcccaagaccagagctgagctcttacaatattcatgtcacatcacactggatccaaacacagcataCATGTATCTGTCATTatctgaggggaacagaaaGGCAACACGAATGGCAGAAAGACAGTCACatcccagtcacccagacagatttactggATGGTTTcaggtcctgagcagagagagtctgactggacgttgttactgggaggtgaagTGGAAGGGGGGAGTTTATATAGCagtctcatatcaggatatcagcagaacaggggGCGGGGATGAATGTTTATTTGGATGCAATGACAAATCTTGGGCATTGGATTGTTACAACAGGAACCGTCacttcagacacaacaaaatcaaaactgaaatcccgctccctgtgtcctccagagtgggagtgtacctggatcacagagcaggtattctgtccttctacagcgtctctgaaaccatgactctcctccacagagtccagaccacgttcactcagcctctccatgctggacttGGGCTTTGCAGTTACGGAGACACTGCAGAGATTTgtgagctcaagtag
- the LOC115362478 gene encoding tripartite motif-containing protein 16-like isoform X2 encodes MRQFQEEVGAEGFCCSICLDLLKDPVTIPCGHSYCMSCIKDCWDGEEHKEIYSCPQCRQTFTPRPVLVKSTMLAELLEEMKKMGLQAAPPDLCYAGPGDVACDFCSGRKLKALKSCLVCLASYCEHHLQPHYDSAPFKKHKLVEATVKLQENICSRHDEVMKIFCRTDQQCICYLCSMDEHEGHHKVSAAAERSERQEELGLSRQKIQQRIQDTEKDVKVLQQEVEAISRSADKAVEDSEEIFTELIRLVEKRRSDVKQQIRSQQEEEVSRAEEVQEKLKQEIAELRRKDAELEQLSHTQDHIHFLQNYPSLSCLSESTHSPSINIRPLSCFEDVTAAVSELRDKLQELLSEEWSKISLTVTGVNVLLSHPEPKTRAELLQYSCHITLDPNTAYMYLSLSEGNRKATRMAERQSHPSHPDRFTGWFQVLSRESLTGRCYWEVKWKGGVYIAVSYQDISRTGGGDECLFGCNDKSWALDCYNRNRHFRHNKIKTEIPLPVSSRVGVYLDHRAGILSFYSVSETMTLLHRVQTTFTQPLHAGLGLCSYGDTAEICELK; translated from the exons ATGAGGCAGTTTCAGGAGGAAGTTggagctgaaggg ttttgctgttccatctgtctggatctgctgaaggatccagtgactattccctgtggacacagctactgcatgagctgtattaaagactgctgggatggagaggagcacaaggaaatctacagctgcccgcagtgcagacaaaccttcacaccgaggcctgtcctggtgaaaagcaccatgttagcagagttactggaggaaatgaagaagatgggactccaagctgctcctcctgatctctgctacgctggacctggagatgtggcctgtgatttctgctctgggaggaaactgaaagccctcaagtcctgtctggtgtgtctggcctcttactgtgagcaccacctccagcctcactatgATTCAGCTCCATttaagaaacacaagctggtggaagccaccgtgaagcttcaggagaacatctgctctcgtcacgatgaggtgatgaagattttctgccgcactgatcagcagtgtatctgttatctctgctccatggatgaacatgAAGGCCACCAcaaagtctcagctgcagcagaaaggagcgagaggcaggaagagctcgggctgagtcggcaaaaaatccagcagagaatccaggacacagagaaagacgtgaaggtgcttcagcaggaggtggaggccatcagtcgctctgctgataaagcagtggaggacagtgaggagatcttcactgagctgatccGTTTGgttgagaaaagaaggtctgatgtgaagcagcagatcagatcccagcaggaagaggaagtgagtcgggctgaagaagttcaggagaagctgaagcaggagatcgctgagctgaggaggaaagacgctgagctggagcagctctcacacacacaggatcacatccattttctacagaattacccctcgctctcatgtctcagtgaatctacacactcacccagcatcaacatccgtcctctgagctgctttgaggatgtgactgcagctgtgtcagagctgagagacaaactacaggagcttcttagtgaggaatggtccaagatctcactgacagtgactggagtgaATGTTCTACTGTCACACccagagcccaagaccagagctgagctcttacaatattcatgtcacatcacactggatccaaacacagcataCATGTATCTGTCATTatctgaggggaacagaaaGGCAACACGAATGGCAGAAAGACAGTCACatcccagtcacccagacagatttactggATGGTTTcaggtcctgagcagagagagtctgactggacgttgttactgggaggtgaagTGGAAGGGGGGAGTTTATATAGCagtctcatatcaggatatcagcagaacaggggGCGGGGATGAATGTTTATTTGGATGCAATGACAAATCTTGGGCATTGGATTGTTACAACAGGAACCGTCacttcagacacaacaaaatcaaaactgaaatcccgctccctgtgtcctccagagtgggagtgtacctggatcacagagcaggtattctgtccttctacagcgtctctgaaaccatgactctcctccacagagtccagaccacgttcactcagcctctccatgctggacttGGGCTTTGCAGTTACGGAGACACTGCAGAGATTTgtgagctcaagtag
- the LOC115362478 gene encoding tripartite motif-containing protein 16-like isoform X3: MSSSLDPFCCSICLDLLKDPVTIPCGHSYCMSCIKDCWDGEEHKEIYSCPQCRQTFTPRPVLVKSTMLAELLEEMKKMGLQAAPPDLCYAGPGDVACDFCSGRKLKALKSCLVCLASYCEHHLQPHYDSAPFKKHKLVEATVKLQENICSRHDEVMKIFCRTDQQCICYLCSMDEHEGHHKVSAAAERSERQEELGLSRQKIQQRIQDTEKDVKVLQQEVEAISRSADKAVEDSEEIFTELIRLVEKRRSDVKQQIRSQQEEEVSRAEEVQEKLKQEIAELRRKDAELEQLSHTQDHIHFLQNYPSLSCLSESTHSPSINIRPLSCFEDVTAAVSELRDKLQELLSEEWSKISLTVTGVNVLLSHPEPKTRAELLQYSCHITLDPNTAYMYLSLSEGNRKATRMAERQSHPSHPDRFTGWFQVLSRESLTGRCYWEVKWKGGVYIAVSYQDISRTGGGDECLFGCNDKSWALDCYNRNRHFRHNKIKTEIPLPVSSRVGVYLDHRAGILSFYSVSETMTLLHRVQTTFTQPLHAGLGLCSYGDTAEICELK; the protein is encoded by the exons atgagcAGCAGTTTAGACCCT ttttgctgttccatctgtctggatctgctgaaggatccagtgactattccctgtggacacagctactgcatgagctgtattaaagactgctgggatggagaggagcacaaggaaatctacagctgcccgcagtgcagacaaaccttcacaccgaggcctgtcctggtgaaaagcaccatgttagcagagttactggaggaaatgaagaagatgggactccaagctgctcctcctgatctctgctacgctggacctggagatgtggcctgtgatttctgctctgggaggaaactgaaagccctcaagtcctgtctggtgtgtctggcctcttactgtgagcaccacctccagcctcactatgATTCAGCTCCATttaagaaacacaagctggtggaagccaccgtgaagcttcaggagaacatctgctctcgtcacgatgaggtgatgaagattttctgccgcactgatcagcagtgtatctgttatctctgctccatggatgaacatgAAGGCCACCAcaaagtctcagctgcagcagaaaggagcgagaggcaggaagagctcgggctgagtcggcaaaaaatccagcagagaatccaggacacagagaaagacgtgaaggtgcttcagcaggaggtggaggccatcagtcgctctgctgataaagcagtggaggacagtgaggagatcttcactgagctgatccGTTTGgttgagaaaagaaggtctgatgtgaagcagcagatcagatcccagcaggaagaggaagtgagtcgggctgaagaagttcaggagaagctgaagcaggagatcgctgagctgaggaggaaagacgctgagctggagcagctctcacacacacaggatcacatccattttctacagaattacccctcgctctcatgtctcagtgaatctacacactcacccagcatcaacatccgtcctctgagctgctttgaggatgtgactgcagctgtgtcagagctgagagacaaactacaggagcttcttagtgaggaatggtccaagatctcactgacagtgactggagtgaATGTTCTACTGTCACACccagagcccaagaccagagctgagctcttacaatattcatgtcacatcacactggatccaaacacagcataCATGTATCTGTCATTatctgaggggaacagaaaGGCAACACGAATGGCAGAAAGACAGTCACatcccagtcacccagacagatttactggATGGTTTcaggtcctgagcagagagagtctgactggacgttgttactgggaggtgaagTGGAAGGGGGGAGTTTATATAGCagtctcatatcaggatatcagcagaacaggggGCGGGGATGAATGTTTATTTGGATGCAATGACAAATCTTGGGCATTGGATTGTTACAACAGGAACCGTCacttcagacacaacaaaatcaaaactgaaatcccgctccctgtgtcctccagagtgggagtgtacctggatcacagagcaggtattctgtccttctacagcgtctctgaaaccatgactctcctccacagagtccagaccacgttcactcagcctctccatgctggacttGGGCTTTGCAGTTACGGAGACACTGCAGAGATTTgtgagctcaagtag